A stretch of the Arachis stenosperma cultivar V10309 chromosome 6, arast.V10309.gnm1.PFL2, whole genome shotgun sequence genome encodes the following:
- the LOC130935387 gene encoding potassium transporter 4, whose amino-acid sequence MEPESGASTSRNPSLLSWVNLSRNLLLAYQSFGVVYGDLSTSPLYVFTSTFRGKLKDHRDEETIFGAFSLIFWTLTLIPLIKYVFILLSADDSGEGGTFALYSLLCRHAKFNLLPNQQAADEELSSYKYGPSQQAITSSPLKRFLEKHKRLRTALLIVVLFGACMVIGDGVLTPAISVLASVSGLQVTERKLTDGELVLLACVILVGLFALQHIGTHKVAFVFAPVVIIWLLSIFSIGLYNTIFWNPRIVRALSPYYLIKFFIKTGKEGWISLGGILLCITGTEAMFADLGHFTATSIRIAFAFVIYPCLVVQYMGQAAFLSKNLQSIHNSFYDSIPEPVFWPVFVVATLAAIVGSQAVITATFSIIKQCHALGCFPRVKVVHTSKHIYGQIYIPEINWILMILTLAITIGFQDTTIIGNAYGLACMTVMFVTTFLMTLVAIFVWQKSVVIAIAFLLFFWVIEGTYLSAAFMKVPQGGWVPLVLSCIFMVVMYVWHYGTRRKYSYDLHNKVSLKWLLGLGPSLGIVRVPGIGLIYSELATGVPSIFSHFVTNLPAFHKVLVFVCVKSVPVPYVSPEERFLIGRVCPRPYRMYRCIVRYGYKDIQRDDGDFENHLIQSIAEFIQREAEEPQYSSSESSSLDGRMAVISTRTLESTASLIVSEIEEIGVDSSIPSSKSVTLRSLQSVYDDESPQVRRRRVRFQLPNNPGMDPAVREELVDLIQAKEAGVAYVLGHSYVKARKSSSFLKKLVIDIGYSFLRKNCRGPAVALNIPHISLIEVGMIYYV is encoded by the exons aTGGAACCGGAATCTGGAGCTTCTACTTCTCGGAACCCTTCGCTG TTATCATGGGTGAATCTCTCTAGGAATCTATTATTAGCATATCAAAGCTTTGGTGTGGTGTATGGAGATCTGAGCACTTCACCACTCTATGTTTTCACAAGCACATTTCGAGGCAAATTGAAGGACCACCGCGATGAAGAAACTATATTTGGagctttttctttgattttctggACACTGACACTAATACCGTTGATTAAGTATGTGTTCATCCTATTGAGTGCTGATGATAGTGGCGAAG GTGGAACGTTTGCTCTTTATTCGCTGCTCTGCAGGCACGCCAAGTTTAATTTGCTCCCCAATCAACAAGCAGCTGATGAGGAGTTATCATCCTACAAATATGGTCCCTCGCAACAGGCCATAACCTCTTCTCCACTGAAGAGGTTTCTGGAGAAGCATAAAAGGTTAAGAACGGCACTGCTTATTGTGGTGTTGTTTGGTGCTTGCATGGTCATTGGCGATGGTGTTCTCACCCCAGCAATTTCAG TTCTAGCATCTGTATCAGGGTTACAAGTTACGGAAAGAAAATTAACTGATGGTGAGCTTGTCCTGCTTGCCTGTGTCATATTGGTTGGGCTGTTTGCTCTTCAACACATTGGCACACACAAAGTGGCATTCGTGTTTGCACCAGTTGTAATCATCTGGCTATTATCGATATTTTCTATTGGGCTGTATAACACAATTTTTTGGAATCCTAGAATTGTTCGTGCATTATCCCCATACTATCTCATCAAGTTCTTTATCAAGACTGGTAAAGAAGGTTGGATTTCTCTTGGAGGGATACTTCTCTGTATCACTG GAACTGAAGCTATGTTTGCAGATCTTGGTCATTTCACTGCTACATCGATAAGG ATTGCATTTGCATTTGTTATATACCCTTGTTTGGTGGTACAGTATATGGGCCAAGCTGCTTTCTTGTCTAAGAACCTTCAATCTATTCATAACAGTTTTTATGATTCAATACCTG AACCTGTATTTTGGCCTGTCTTTGTTGTTGCCACCCTTGCTGCTATTGTTGGGAGTCAAGCTGTTATAACCGCAACTTTCTCTATCATCAAGCAGTGTCATGCACTTGGCTGCTTTCCACGAGTTAAAGTTGTCCACACTTCAAAACATATATATGGGCAAATCTACATCCCAGAGATAAACTGGATACTCATGATCCTGACTCTTGCAATAACCATTGGATTTCAAGACACAACTATAATTGGAAATGCTTACG GACTCGCATGTATGACTGTAATGTTTGTGACGACCTTTCTGATGACTCTGGTCGCAATCTTTGTCTGGCAAAAAAGTGTTGTGATTGCTATAGCattccttttattcttttgGGTGATAGAGGGCACCTATCTATCAGCAGCATTCATGAAAGTGCCTCAGGGAGGATGGGTTCCTCTTGTCTTATCCTGCATCTTCATGGTTGTTATGTATGTATGGCATTATGGTACTCGAAGGAAGTACAGCTATGATCTGCACAACAAAGTTTCATTGAAGTGGTTACTGGGTTTGGGCCCAAGCCTTGGCATTGTTCGAGTCCCAGGAATAGGTCTCATCTACTCAGAACTAGCAACTGGAGTTCCTTCAATATTTTCCCATTTTGTAACGAATCTTCCTGCCTTTCACAAGGTGTTAGTTTTTGTCTGTGTGAAATCAGTCCCTGTTCCATATGTCTCCCCAGAAGAAAGATTCCTTATTGGTCGAGTTTGTCCAAGACCTTATCGAATGTACAGGTGCATTGTCAGATATGGGTACAAGGACATTCAAAGGGACGATGGAGACTTCGAGAACCATCTAATACAGAGTATAGCAGAGTTTATACAGAGGGAAGCAGAAGAACCACAGTACTCAAGTTCTGAAAGCTCTTCGCTCGATGGGAGGATGGCTGTTATAAGTACCAGAACTTTAGAATCCACTGCAAGCTTAATAGTTTCCGAGATTGAGGAAATTGGTGTGGACAGCTCCATCCCCAGCAGTAAATCTGTAACCCTTCGCAGCTTGCAATCGGTTTATGATGATGAAAGTCCACAAGTTAGAAGGCGTCGAGTAAGATTTCAGCTACCAAACAATCCTGGTATGGATCCTGCAGTTAGGGAAGAACTTGTGGATTTGATTCAAGCTAAGGAAGCTGGGGTTGCTTATGTATTGGGGCACTCATATGTTAAGGCTAGGAAATCATCCTCATTCTTGAAGAAGCTTGTGATTGATATCGGTTACTCATTTCTACGCAAGAATTGCAGGGGTCCTGCTGTGGCTCTTAACATTCCTCACATCAGTCTCATTGAAGTTGGAATGATATATTATGTTTAG